A window from Chrysemys picta bellii isolate R12L10 chromosome 20, ASM1138683v2, whole genome shotgun sequence encodes these proteins:
- the LOC101953120 gene encoding trypsin-like produces the protein MELMAIALLLVTAGAAVSAQDDGGRIIGGYTCPRYSQPWQAFVYGPLQCGGILVDRSWVLSAAHCYRPGLRVRLGEYNLAVREGPEQDRIVSGAILHPGFNRFTLDNDLMLLKLAQPINIGPTARPVRLPTACAATGTTCLISGWGTVTTPQATFPNLLQCGNVRIVSPQSCQASYPGRVTNNMVCAGVMGGGIDSCQGDSGGPLLCAGQLQGIVSWGLQTCAQPNRPGVYTKVCNYVAWIRRAIQMN, from the exons ATGGAGCTGATGGCTATCGCGCTGCTACTGGTGACTGCAG GTGCTGCAGTGTCCGCCCAGGATGACGGGGGCCGGATCATCGGCGGGTACACGTGTCCCCGCTACTCCCAGCCCTGGCAGGCCTTCGTCTACGGCCCGCTGCAGTGTGGAGGCATCCTGGTTGACAGGAGTTGGGTGCTCTCTGCCGCCCACTGCTACAGACC CGGCCTGCGGGTGCGGCTCGGGGAGTACAACCTGGCGGTGCGGGAGGGGCCGGAGCAGGACCGAATCGTGTCCGGCGCCATCCTGCATCCCGGCTTCAACCGCTTCACCCTGGACAACGACCTCATGCTGCTGAAGCTGGCGCAACCGATCAACATCGGCCCGACCGCCCGCCCCGTCAGGCTGCCCACGGCCTGCGCGGCCACCGGGACCACCTGCCTTATCTCGGGCTGGGGCACGGTCACCACTCCCCAAG CCACGTTCCCCAACCTCCTGCAGTGCGGAAACGTCCGGATCGTCTCGCCCCAGAGCTGTCAGGCTTCCTACCCCGGCCGGGTCACCAACAACATGGTGTGCGCGGGCGTCATGGGTGGAGGCATAGACTCCTGccag GGTGACTCCGGTGGGCCCCTGCTCTGCgctgggcagctccagggcaTCGTGTCCTGGGGGCTGCAAACCTGCGCCCAGCCCAACAGGCCCGGCGTCTACACCAAGGTCTGCAACTACGTAGCATGGATCCGCAGAGCCATCCAGATGAATTGA